In Nitrospira sp., a single window of DNA contains:
- a CDS encoding alpha/beta fold hydrolase, translated as MEQDLSFSDPQGHRVAAVLAAPANETDRIAILCHGFLSGKRSTTNKTLTRLLNAQGIATLAFDFFGQGDSEGPFEALTTTTAVAQAHAALDLVRQKGFRRLGLMGSSFGGLVATLTAAQRQDLACLALKCPVVDFAEELRLTLGDAEMAAWQSTDTIPNIMGGAERIRLRYAFYEDCLRRIAYEPAKTITAPTLIVQGDQDECVPLHQSRQLAAALTCPNRMELLPGADHQFTKSADFNRMTTLIADWLTAH; from the coding sequence ATGGAACAGGATCTTTCGTTTTCCGACCCTCAGGGCCATCGTGTAGCCGCAGTCCTGGCCGCTCCCGCCAATGAGACAGATCGAATCGCCATCCTGTGCCATGGCTTTCTCTCCGGGAAGCGCAGCACGACCAATAAAACACTGACTCGCCTCCTCAACGCACAGGGCATTGCCACCTTGGCCTTTGATTTTTTCGGACAGGGAGACAGCGAAGGCCCGTTTGAGGCGCTCACCACAACGACCGCTGTAGCGCAAGCACATGCTGCCCTGGATCTCGTCCGGCAAAAAGGTTTCAGACGGCTGGGGCTGATGGGGTCCAGCTTTGGAGGACTGGTCGCCACGTTAACAGCGGCGCAGCGTCAGGATCTGGCCTGCCTGGCCTTAAAATGTCCCGTGGTCGACTTTGCCGAGGAACTGCGGCTGACGCTCGGAGATGCTGAGATGGCGGCGTGGCAATCGACCGACACCATCCCCAATATCATGGGTGGGGCTGAACGCATCCGGCTCCGCTACGCTTTTTATGAAGACTGTCTTCGCCGCATTGCCTACGAACCGGCAAAGACGATCACTGCGCCGACCCTGATAGTCCAAGGAGATCAGGACGAATGCGTCCCTTTACACCAGAGTCGACAGCTAGCCGCCGCGCTGACCTGCCCCAACCGTATGGAGCTCCTTCCAGGCGCCGACCACCAGTTCACGAAGAGTGCGGATTTTAACCGGATGACGACTCTTATTGCGGATTGGCTCACGGCACACTGA
- a CDS encoding fibronectin type III domain-containing protein, whose translation MSPGLAGLLQPSAPVVTPSSTTPPPATPPSTPPPVSNSGSVTLSWSANGENDLAGYKIYFGTSSGNYTASGSPTVIGKVTSYTVTGLQRNTTYFFALSAYDSVGNESALSGEASKSIL comes from the coding sequence ATGAGCCCGGGGCTAGCAGGCTTACTACAACCGTCCGCGCCTGTGGTCACGCCCTCCTCAACGACTCCGCCGCCCGCCACCCCGCCTTCAACCCCACCCCCTGTATCCAACAGCGGAAGCGTCACCCTATCCTGGTCTGCAAACGGTGAAAACGACTTGGCCGGGTATAAGATCTATTTTGGAACCTCGTCGGGAAATTACACCGCTTCGGGATCGCCCACGGTGATTGGAAAAGTAACCAGCTACACCGTTACCGGTCTCCAGCGAAACACCACCTACTTCTTCGCCCTTTCCGCCTACGACAGTGTCGGCAACGAAAGTGCGCTCTCCGGCGAAGCCAGCAAAAGCATCCTCTAG